From the genome of Sphingobacterium kitahiroshimense, one region includes:
- a CDS encoding PLP-dependent aminotransferase family protein, translating to MKAYKFELFTSTIEKNIKDGIFKPGHKLPSVRELKEQFKISVSTIQNGYEYLMIHGLVESIPKSGYYVSYQTKENVEELKSDRIPVIRDAIFKDHLGLTTSAGAGKTFSEFNVAAPGDLLVPQKLVLRTMQQVIREQGAGLLRYYPSNGSVELKEHIITRAAAYRTVIHMDELIITDGALQALYIALATVCSSGDVVAVESPCVFSVLEVIRVLNLKVIEISVDPVLGFDINFFREACLHNPVKAAIVTSNFHNPTGILMSDEQKLALVTVAQYYNVALIENDMYGDLNFHGQRPTTLRSFDVSGLVLTYSSYSKTLAPGIRLGWLAAGKFMQRAEQIKFSLGSTVSPLYQETLNKLMTGSSYDRHIRSFRMQLAKNAYSTVHLLSANFPDSTSILMPAGGYNIWVKMPDGTDMLKFYRQCEQIGVRFTPGYTFSFSGAFANYFRVVFADKFSVKKIEAIMLAGQLMR from the coding sequence ATGAAGGCGTATAAATTCGAACTATTTACCAGTACTATAGAAAAAAATATCAAAGATGGTATTTTCAAGCCAGGTCATAAACTGCCTTCCGTTCGTGAGTTGAAAGAACAGTTTAAGATCAGTGTCAGTACAATACAAAATGGGTACGAATATCTGATGATTCATGGTTTAGTGGAAAGTATTCCTAAATCGGGTTATTATGTAAGTTATCAAACAAAAGAAAATGTAGAAGAGTTAAAAAGTGACCGTATTCCAGTCATTAGGGATGCTATATTTAAGGATCATCTTGGACTTACAACTTCTGCGGGAGCAGGAAAGACATTTTCTGAGTTTAATGTAGCTGCTCCTGGAGATTTGCTTGTGCCACAAAAGTTAGTGTTGCGGACAATGCAACAGGTGATCCGGGAGCAGGGGGCAGGTCTACTTCGGTATTATCCTTCAAATGGTTCTGTTGAGTTAAAAGAACATATTATCACACGTGCGGCAGCTTATCGTACTGTTATTCATATGGATGAGCTAATTATTACAGATGGTGCATTGCAGGCTTTATATATTGCTCTGGCTACAGTTTGTTCTTCGGGCGATGTTGTAGCAGTGGAAAGTCCCTGTGTATTTTCGGTACTTGAAGTAATAAGGGTATTGAACCTGAAAGTTATCGAGATTTCTGTAGATCCGGTTTTGGGATTTGATATTAATTTTTTCAGAGAGGCATGCCTTCACAATCCGGTTAAAGCGGCGATTGTAACTTCAAATTTTCATAACCCGACAGGGATATTAATGTCAGATGAACAAAAGCTAGCCTTAGTTACTGTAGCACAATACTATAATGTTGCGCTTATTGAAAATGATATGTATGGTGATCTGAATTTTCATGGACAGCGACCGACTACTTTGAGAAGTTTTGATGTAAGTGGTCTAGTTCTTACTTATTCGTCCTATTCGAAAACTTTGGCTCCCGGTATAAGACTAGGTTGGTTGGCGGCTGGAAAATTTATGCAACGGGCAGAGCAGATTAAATTTTCATTGGGAAGTACCGTTTCTCCTTTATATCAGGAGACGCTAAATAAACTGATGACAGGAAGTAGTTACGATCGTCATATACGTTCCTTTAGAATGCAATTGGCTAAGAATGCCTATAGTACTGTACACTTGCTTTCTGCTAATTTTCCGGACAGTACTTCTATTTTAATGCCAGCAGGAGGCTATAATATTTGGGTAAAGATGCCTGACGGGACAGACATGCTTAAATTTTATAGACAATGTGAGCAAATAGGAGTGAGATTTACTCCTGGGTATACTTTTTCATTTTCGGGGGCGTTCGCAAATTACTTTCGAGTAGTATTTGCAGACAAATTTTCTGTTAAGAAGATAGAAGCGATTATGCTTGCTGGTCAACTAATGCGATAA
- the dxs gene encoding 1-deoxy-D-xylulose-5-phosphate synthase — MSPNNFISSPVDLRNLSFSSLQVVCEDLRSFIIDHVAVNGGHFSSSLGVVELTVALHYVFNTPIDKLIWDVGHQAYPHKLLTGRRKSFYSNRVLGGISGFPCRDESEFDAFGTGHSSTSISAILGMAIAAKYRGELNRQHIAVIGDGAMTAGQAFEAMNNAGYEQPNMLIILNDNNMSIDSNTGALQNYLTDLTTAKYYNTLKLHLKNLLSSENSSTKWASDTLRKFDKIIKGGFMQYSNLFEALNIRYFGPVDGHDLKKMIGLFEKLKHIPGPKLLHCVTIKGKGFAPALADPKKWHAPGTFNKSTGSKLSTVNRSPTFQEVFGNTLLTLAKTNDRIIAVSPAMLSGSSLSKMKSEMPDRVFDVGIAEQHSVTFCAGLAADGLLPFCAIYSTFLQRAYDQLIHDVALQKLPVVFCIDRAGVVGTDGPTHHGAFDISFLRCIPNITGASPMDLDDFKNLLFTAQCDTLNGPFAIRYPKSVGSGELKSKFCKIPLGKGRKIKSGKRIAILSLGPIGQFAVEACQELLDDHIDVAHYDLRFFKPIDETLLHDVFSQFSVVITIEDGSIIGGIGSAVMEFMVDNGYHSILKRLGLPDTFATQGTQNQLHALYGYDKKAIISLIRSLHHEPNKENIS; from the coding sequence ATGTCCCCTAATAATTTCATAAGTAGTCCAGTAGATCTACGCAATTTATCCTTTTCCTCTTTACAAGTTGTATGCGAAGACTTACGATCGTTTATTATCGATCATGTTGCCGTAAACGGAGGTCATTTCAGTTCTAGTTTAGGTGTTGTTGAACTTACTGTGGCCTTACATTATGTTTTTAATACGCCTATAGACAAACTGATCTGGGATGTAGGACATCAAGCTTATCCTCATAAATTACTCACAGGAAGAAGAAAATCTTTTTACTCTAACCGAGTACTAGGAGGTATAAGCGGTTTCCCCTGTAGGGACGAAAGCGAATTTGATGCATTTGGAACTGGTCATTCTTCTACCTCCATTTCGGCCATCCTAGGTATGGCTATCGCAGCCAAATATCGCGGAGAACTCAACCGGCAGCATATTGCTGTTATTGGAGATGGGGCGATGACAGCAGGACAAGCCTTTGAAGCAATGAACAATGCGGGATATGAACAACCAAACATGCTTATTATACTCAATGATAATAATATGTCTATCGATAGCAATACCGGTGCACTACAAAATTATTTGACAGATCTCACTACCGCTAAATATTACAATACGTTAAAGTTACATCTCAAAAATCTCCTTTCATCAGAAAATTCATCCACAAAATGGGCTTCAGATACGCTGCGAAAATTTGATAAAATCATTAAGGGAGGATTTATGCAGTATAGTAATCTTTTCGAAGCATTAAACATACGATATTTTGGTCCTGTAGATGGACATGATCTAAAAAAAATGATTGGTTTGTTCGAAAAACTAAAGCACATACCAGGACCAAAATTACTTCATTGTGTTACTATCAAAGGAAAGGGATTTGCTCCCGCTCTGGCCGATCCTAAAAAATGGCATGCTCCAGGAACTTTTAATAAATCAACGGGATCGAAGTTGAGTACAGTTAATCGCAGTCCCACTTTTCAGGAGGTTTTTGGAAATACGCTACTTACACTAGCAAAAACCAATGACCGCATCATAGCAGTCAGTCCAGCCATGTTATCGGGTAGCTCGTTATCGAAGATGAAATCAGAAATGCCTGACCGAGTTTTTGATGTCGGTATTGCCGAACAACATTCCGTTACTTTTTGTGCTGGACTTGCCGCTGACGGCCTGTTGCCATTTTGCGCAATATATTCAACATTCCTACAGCGCGCCTACGATCAGCTCATACATGATGTCGCTTTGCAAAAGTTACCTGTTGTATTCTGCATAGATCGTGCAGGTGTTGTTGGCACAGATGGGCCAACACATCACGGCGCATTTGACATTTCCTTTCTTAGATGTATACCCAACATAACAGGTGCATCTCCCATGGATTTGGATGATTTTAAAAATCTGCTTTTCACAGCACAATGCGATACGTTAAATGGTCCTTTCGCGATACGCTATCCAAAAAGCGTAGGCTCTGGTGAGCTCAAAAGTAAGTTTTGCAAAATACCTCTCGGAAAGGGACGAAAAATCAAATCTGGAAAAAGAATAGCCATATTATCGCTCGGTCCGATAGGTCAATTTGCAGTAGAAGCCTGTCAAGAACTTTTGGATGATCACATTGATGTAGCCCATTACGACCTCCGGTTCTTTAAACCTATTGATGAAACATTACTGCACGATGTCTTTAGTCAATTTTCAGTCGTGATTACTATAGAAGATGGTAGTATCATAGGCGGGATAGGTAGTGCAGTAATGGAATTTATGGTAGATAATGGATATCATTCCATTTTAAAACGTCTGGGGTTACCTGATACATTTGCGACACAGGGAACCCAAAATCAACTTCATGCATTATACGGATATGATAAGAAAGCTATAATTTCTTTGATTAGATCACTACACCATGAACCAAATAAAGAGAACATCTCTTAA
- a CDS encoding porin family protein: MKKYITLSLYCCLLVGSGILYAQDKQRKFLFDQIKHSITLGYNIGATAPFSFPNTIRQINSYAPIFSPSFGYQATYDLSSKWFVGTGLSVDVKGMKVTDSVQYFHTIISVDNGNGEKGSFEGDFTGTNATTSRNVYLTLPVFAGYRQGEWDFKLGMYFACLLSAEFKGTVSDGYIRKGNSLGEKVLIESADFDFSREVRSFDIGAHLGVSRHFGQRWVADLTGQLGLNPVFPSSFRGVGYNLHNIYLTLGVAYKLW, encoded by the coding sequence ATGAAGAAATATATAACGTTATCCCTTTATTGTTGTCTATTGGTGGGATCAGGTATCCTGTACGCACAAGATAAACAGCGAAAGTTTTTATTTGATCAGATTAAGCATTCAATTACATTAGGTTATAATATTGGTGCTACGGCTCCTTTTTCTTTTCCTAATACCATTCGTCAGATCAATAGTTATGCACCGATATTTTCACCTTCTTTTGGCTATCAGGCTACATATGATCTTTCATCAAAGTGGTTTGTAGGTACTGGATTAAGCGTAGATGTTAAAGGAATGAAAGTAACTGACAGTGTCCAGTACTTTCATACTATTATTTCTGTGGATAATGGTAATGGTGAAAAAGGCTCTTTTGAAGGAGATTTTACAGGAACAAACGCCACGACATCCCGAAATGTGTATTTAACGCTACCTGTTTTTGCAGGTTACCGTCAGGGAGAATGGGATTTTAAATTAGGGATGTATTTCGCTTGTTTATTATCGGCTGAATTCAAAGGAACTGTGTCAGATGGTTATATTAGAAAAGGTAATTCATTAGGTGAAAAAGTATTGATTGAAAGTGCTGATTTTGACTTTTCAAGAGAGGTGAGATCCTTTGATATTGGAGCTCATTTAGGAGTTTCAAGGCATTTTGGTCAACGTTGGGTGGCAGATCTGACAGGACAATTAGGCTTAAATCCGGTTTTCCCTTCATCTTTCCGTGGAGTAGGATATAATTTGCATAATATTTATCTAACACTTGGTGTAGCATACAAACTTTGGTAA
- a CDS encoding PCMD domain-containing protein gives MQGCIKDAPQNPEADIESVTVDPHLLTGNVFIDQINRTITFNLTNEAYESGISPVLTLSRGASVKPASGTLIKFDGDQDIVYDVTSESGENTKRYTVKVVNIGHWDFAFQNWASHPTDKYEYPVEDDGLQLWSSGNPGVALSGVPARSDAYPTRSTTDGYLGTKAAELVTIKGTPFSELIGIRLYAGSLFLGNFNASQAMLNPLAATEFGEPYKGLPKSFTGYYKYSAGPDFINKVGQVQPGVKDKCSIYAVLFNGPDRLNATNIMNSDRIIARADLQYGSDKTNFTRFDIPFVYKQDASIGKNLMMAIVTSSSAEGDQYRGAIGSRLVVDSLRIVPLL, from the coding sequence ATGCAAGGCTGTATTAAGGATGCACCGCAAAATCCTGAGGCAGATATTGAATCTGTTACTGTTGATCCACATTTACTAACTGGTAATGTGTTTATAGATCAGATAAATCGGACAATAACATTCAACCTTACAAATGAAGCCTATGAGTCAGGAATCTCTCCGGTGTTGACCTTATCTAGGGGCGCTTCCGTAAAACCAGCAAGTGGGACACTGATCAAGTTTGACGGTGATCAAGATATTGTATATGATGTCACTTCAGAATCAGGAGAAAATACCAAACGATATACGGTTAAAGTTGTGAATATTGGTCATTGGGATTTTGCTTTTCAAAATTGGGCTAGTCATCCTACCGATAAATATGAGTATCCGGTAGAGGATGATGGATTACAGCTCTGGTCCTCCGGCAATCCGGGAGTTGCGCTATCGGGTGTTCCTGCGCGCAGTGACGCATACCCGACGCGATCCACTACAGATGGTTACCTTGGAACGAAGGCTGCAGAACTGGTTACGATTAAAGGTACACCTTTTTCAGAACTTATTGGTATTCGACTGTATGCAGGTTCTTTGTTTTTAGGAAATTTTAATGCTTCTCAGGCTATGCTTAATCCGTTGGCGGCGACAGAATTTGGAGAACCTTATAAGGGGCTTCCTAAATCTTTCACAGGTTATTATAAATATAGTGCAGGACCTGATTTTATAAATAAGGTAGGTCAGGTTCAGCCAGGAGTGAAAGACAAATGTAGTATCTATGCCGTTTTGTTTAACGGTCCGGATAGACTTAATGCGACTAATATTATGAATTCGGACCGGATAATTGCGCGTGCGGATCTTCAGTATGGCTCTGATAAAACCAATTTTACACGTTTTGATATTCCTTTTGTATATAAACAGGATGCTAGTATTGGTAAAAATTTGATGATGGCCATTGTTACCTCGTCCAGTGCTGAAGGGGATCAATATAGAGGAGCGATAGGATCGCGATTGGTGGTAGATAGTTTAAGAATCGTACCTTTATTATGA
- a CDS encoding mechanosensitive ion channel family protein, giving the protein MRFLNISILLTIFLFVSDAYSKVLAQDSAKQDFVSRTEIFFKESAKKSLQDIETDKAAIRQNQVIEEIEVLSRQARSFLKKGFDTVALIRDLNQVSQWHNISKDGVFENKGTTQTSRNLTTTYHILDALHAEVSIYKKRVDRYLDQLVRYRFQIDSLCNDKSLFILSKDSTELNQYIHKLKVVAVEITPVTTLLKDNINTIQTIQNQVNFELLQLQTGMEEIEYDQQQISDKTFQQEFLNLWEESNFDRPIHEVLYFSALKAKLVFFYYLKGHWGKIILSVLLLLLVTTYLYSLRSGIRNINNKEEVKSMLLSSPFLSGIVITLSVVQFLFPNPPFVFTAGIVLVSALMITIIFRKEISKYWLGIWVIFVVLFAFVAVDNLVLQASRPERWLMVILAMISFVTGIFILFNKERHQELRERWILIPIFLMTIMELFSILFNVLGRFNIAKILMVAGLMNVVVAIVFLWVIRLVNEGLTYASNLYKKQERRLFYINYNRVGKRAPFFFYAILIVGWFVLFGRNFYEFRLLSEPLKSFFQEEHQLGSYTFSIYNLLIFMLIMIGATVLSKIVSFFASDSQWNSNDDKQEKKFRLGSWILLIRISIISIGFFLAFAAAGIPVDQIMLVIGALGVGIGFGLQSLVNNLVSGLIIAFEKPVNVDDLIEIDGHAGKVKSIGFRSSVIATLDGADLIMPNGDLLNSNVLNWTVGGFKKRIHIQIEVKYGSDLDKVKMLIVDVLHKNDQIFVTPAVSVQFGSLSAQSIMIEIYFWVKTLKDTGQVRSDVIKTIQSVFQENGVDLALPKQELLWKNEPESNNTND; this is encoded by the coding sequence ATGCGCTTTTTGAATATATCTATACTGCTGACCATATTTCTTTTTGTTTCTGACGCATATTCAAAAGTGTTGGCACAAGATAGTGCAAAGCAAGATTTCGTTTCACGTACCGAAATTTTTTTTAAAGAATCGGCGAAAAAAAGTCTTCAAGATATAGAGACAGATAAAGCGGCCATACGACAAAATCAAGTCATTGAAGAAATCGAAGTGCTGTCGAGGCAAGCCCGCTCTTTTTTGAAAAAAGGTTTTGATACTGTAGCCCTTATTCGTGATCTGAATCAAGTTTCCCAATGGCATAATATTTCTAAAGATGGTGTCTTTGAAAATAAGGGTACAACTCAAACCTCGCGCAACCTGACCACAACTTATCATATTCTTGATGCTCTTCATGCAGAGGTTTCTATCTATAAGAAACGGGTTGATCGTTATTTAGACCAGCTGGTTCGTTATAGATTTCAGATTGATTCGTTATGTAATGATAAATCACTATTTATATTATCTAAAGACTCAACGGAACTCAATCAATATATTCACAAACTGAAAGTTGTAGCTGTGGAAATAACTCCTGTCACAACTTTATTAAAAGATAATATTAATACTATACAGACCATACAGAATCAAGTTAATTTTGAGTTGCTTCAACTTCAAACTGGAATGGAAGAAATTGAATACGATCAACAGCAAATTTCAGATAAAACATTTCAACAAGAATTTTTAAATCTTTGGGAAGAAAGTAATTTTGATCGGCCGATCCACGAAGTGCTTTACTTTTCCGCACTAAAAGCAAAGCTGGTATTCTTTTATTACCTAAAGGGGCATTGGGGAAAGATTATTCTTTCTGTTTTATTGTTACTTCTCGTAACGACCTATCTTTATTCTTTACGATCTGGAATTAGAAATATAAATAATAAAGAAGAAGTGAAAAGTATGCTACTAAGCTCTCCATTTCTATCAGGAATAGTGATTACGCTCAGTGTAGTTCAGTTTTTATTTCCTAATCCACCATTTGTTTTTACTGCGGGAATTGTATTGGTATCTGCTTTGATGATCACTATTATATTTAGAAAAGAAATTTCTAAATATTGGTTGGGTATTTGGGTTATTTTTGTCGTTTTGTTTGCCTTTGTAGCCGTAGATAATCTTGTATTGCAGGCTTCTAGGCCAGAAAGATGGTTAATGGTTATTCTTGCCATGATAAGTTTTGTTACTGGTATCTTTATTCTTTTTAATAAAGAGCGTCATCAAGAATTGCGTGAGCGTTGGATTCTTATACCAATCTTTCTTATGACCATAATGGAACTTTTTTCGATTTTGTTTAATGTATTGGGGCGCTTCAATATTGCTAAAATTTTGATGGTTGCAGGTTTGATGAATGTCGTTGTTGCGATTGTTTTTCTTTGGGTGATTAGGCTGGTTAATGAGGGATTGACTTATGCCTCTAATCTTTATAAAAAGCAGGAAAGAAGACTTTTTTACATTAATTATAATCGAGTTGGTAAGCGGGCCCCATTCTTTTTTTACGCTATTTTAATTGTTGGCTGGTTCGTATTATTTGGACGAAATTTTTATGAGTTTAGGCTTTTGTCAGAACCATTAAAAAGTTTTTTTCAGGAAGAACATCAGTTAGGAAGTTATACCTTTTCGATATATAACTTGCTTATTTTTATGCTTATTATGATCGGAGCCACCGTACTTTCCAAAATAGTATCTTTTTTTGCATCAGACTCCCAATGGAATTCCAACGATGATAAGCAGGAGAAAAAGTTCCGTTTGGGAAGCTGGATTCTGCTCATTCGTATCAGTATTATCTCAATCGGTTTTTTCCTAGCCTTCGCTGCTGCCGGAATTCCCGTGGATCAAATCATGTTAGTGATTGGTGCTTTGGGTGTAGGAATTGGTTTTGGCTTACAATCACTAGTCAATAATCTAGTCAGTGGATTGATTATAGCTTTTGAAAAACCGGTTAACGTAGATGATCTAATCGAAATTGACGGACATGCCGGTAAGGTTAAATCTATTGGTTTTCGTAGCAGTGTAATTGCTACACTAGATGGTGCTGATCTCATTATGCCTAATGGTGATCTTTTGAATTCCAATGTATTAAATTGGACTGTCGGTGGTTTTAAAAAACGAATACATATTCAGATAGAGGTAAAATATGGGTCAGATCTGGATAAAGTAAAAATGTTAATCGTAGATGTTTTACATAAGAATGATCAGATATTCGTTACTCCTGCTGTATCCGTGCAATTTGGAAGTCTGTCAGCACAATCTATAATGATAGAAATTTACTTCTGGGTGAAAACTTTAAAAGACACGGGTCAGGTAAGAAGCGATGTGATTAAAACCATCCAATCTGTATTTCAGGAGAATGGAGTTGATCTGGCCTTACCGAAACAAGAGCTACTGTGGAAAAATGAACCTGAGTCAAATAATACGAATGACTAA
- the map gene encoding type I methionyl aminopeptidase, whose amino-acid sequence MIYKTEEEVALMQISAKLTSQTLAAIASIIRPGITTLDIDRFANEFIRDHGAIPSFHNFGGFPFHICASVNDAIVHGFPNHNPLKEGDLVSIDVGAFKNGFHGDQAYTFIIGEVAQEVIQLVKITKESLIKGIEQAVHGNRIGDIGYAIASHISPYGYGLVRDLVGHGLGRDLHEGPDIPNYGQRGKGKVLKENLVIAIEPMINLGTDDNYTEEDGWTIRTADGKPSVHFEQDVCIKKNFPLILTDIKIIEKAEKENNNLNSSYY is encoded by the coding sequence ATGATTTATAAGACAGAAGAAGAAGTAGCATTAATGCAAATAAGTGCAAAATTGACAAGTCAAACATTGGCTGCTATTGCATCGATTATTAGACCAGGTATCACAACACTTGATATCGATCGTTTTGCAAATGAATTTATTCGTGATCATGGTGCAATTCCTTCGTTTCATAATTTTGGTGGATTTCCATTCCATATCTGTGCTTCAGTAAATGATGCTATCGTACATGGATTTCCAAATCATAATCCTTTGAAAGAGGGTGATTTAGTTTCCATAGATGTTGGAGCATTTAAAAACGGATTTCACGGAGATCAGGCATATACATTTATCATTGGTGAAGTTGCTCAAGAAGTAATTCAATTAGTCAAAATCACAAAGGAATCATTGATTAAAGGTATCGAGCAAGCTGTGCATGGTAATCGTATTGGCGATATAGGTTATGCAATAGCCTCTCATATTTCACCATATGGATATGGTTTAGTACGCGACTTGGTCGGTCATGGATTAGGACGTGATTTGCACGAAGGACCAGATATTCCTAACTATGGACAACGTGGTAAAGGTAAGGTCTTGAAAGAAAACTTAGTGATAGCAATTGAACCGATGATTAATTTAGGAACGGATGATAATTATACAGAGGAGGACGGTTGGACTATTCGGACTGCAGATGGTAAACCTTCAGTCCATTTTGAACAGGATGTATGTATTAAGAAAAACTTTCCTCTAATTCTGACAGATATCAAAATTATTGAAAAAGCGGAAAAAGAAAACAATAACTTAAACTCTTCTTACTACTAA
- a CDS encoding helix-turn-helix domain-containing protein — protein sequence MPINFFGDIKPSDSIIGESTRYWRDSNLFFKSECILGAYVFSCKDLEGNQALFNDGLPTLIFMPNKTDIVHIKKADQTIKLNAAWVCCGTIQNTYWQLPQDLEYIIVLRFHPSSFYQIFDVAPEFFLSHPVCSLTDIISEKSKLLIDKLYQNKTVADRMQLLENTMRTYTPAENLPSLLQEALNKIEQKKGNISVADVIHGLGGKINRKWLQRSFVKYMGISPKKYISLQRFIYIYGEWQSNYQKDFISNSFLSGYYDYNHFLKDFKLYIGVSPTKFK from the coding sequence ATGCCCATTAATTTTTTTGGAGATATTAAACCATCTGATTCCATAATAGGAGAATCAACAAGATACTGGAGGGATTCTAATTTATTTTTTAAATCAGAATGCATCTTAGGTGCATATGTATTTTCATGCAAAGACTTAGAAGGCAACCAGGCACTATTCAATGACGGTCTTCCTACTTTAATTTTTATGCCTAATAAAACGGATATCGTTCATATTAAAAAGGCTGATCAAACAATCAAATTAAATGCGGCATGGGTATGTTGTGGGACAATACAGAATACTTACTGGCAACTACCTCAAGATCTTGAATATATTATTGTATTACGTTTTCATCCTTCATCCTTTTATCAAATTTTTGATGTAGCACCAGAATTCTTTCTTTCACATCCCGTCTGTAGCTTAACTGACATCATAAGTGAAAAATCAAAATTGCTAATCGATAAACTGTATCAAAATAAAACTGTTGCAGATCGTATGCAATTACTGGAAAACACCATGCGCACATATACTCCAGCAGAAAACCTACCTTCTCTGCTTCAAGAAGCTTTAAATAAAATTGAACAGAAAAAAGGAAATATATCTGTAGCAGATGTAATCCATGGTTTGGGAGGAAAAATAAATCGTAAATGGCTACAGAGAAGTTTTGTAAAATACATGGGAATTTCTCCTAAAAAATACATTTCTTTACAACGCTTCATTTATATATATGGCGAGTGGCAGAGCAACTATCAAAAGGATTTCATATCGAACTCTTTCTTATCTGGTTATTATGATTACAACCATTTTTTAAAAGATTTCAAACTATATATAGGCGTCTCACCCACGAAATTTAAATAA
- a CDS encoding FAD-dependent oxidoreductase — translation MLVENKKIAIVGGGVGGLTLARLLQMQNVEVNVYERDINREVRVQGSTLDLHEGTGLEAMKRAGLLQEFYKHHRPTASKLLLVDQDLNIHMDDHDREIGKGEDRPEIDRGPLRDILLNSLKPDTVIWDSQFVSMESHQDGWYLNFKNGTTTYADLVIAADGANSKIRPLISTIKPIYSGITLIEGNIYDAAIHAPKLVEFAKDGKVMAFGQGQFVGYGSKGDGSIMFVASFKCPEHWFKENGIDLKDKQQADQWFRQVFVEWSTAWSEFFRNEHVQLILRPQYYFPLDQSWEANHNLTMIGDAAHRMPPFAGEGANVAMQDAFELASCLTSDKFSDLKSAIAFFEADMIKRGAEATADTLKNSEIMHANNALEQMLTFFNLTHED, via the coding sequence ATGTTAGTAGAAAATAAGAAAATTGCTATCGTCGGAGGTGGCGTTGGCGGGTTAACTTTAGCTCGTCTTTTACAGATGCAAAATGTGGAAGTAAATGTTTACGAAAGGGATATTAATCGTGAAGTGCGCGTGCAAGGATCTACGTTGGATCTTCATGAAGGTACTGGATTAGAAGCGATGAAGCGTGCAGGTCTTCTTCAAGAGTTTTATAAACATCACCGACCCACTGCAAGTAAATTGTTGCTTGTCGATCAGGATCTTAACATTCACATGGATGATCATGATCGTGAAATTGGAAAAGGAGAAGACCGACCTGAAATAGACCGCGGACCATTGCGTGATATTCTGTTAAATTCATTAAAACCCGATACTGTCATTTGGGACAGCCAATTTGTGTCCATGGAATCACATCAAGATGGATGGTATTTAAATTTTAAAAATGGCACAACTACATATGCAGATTTGGTAATTGCTGCCGATGGAGCTAATTCAAAAATTCGTCCGCTCATTAGTACTATTAAGCCTATATATTCTGGTATCACCTTGATTGAAGGTAATATCTATGATGCCGCTATTCATGCTCCAAAACTTGTTGAATTTGCGAAAGATGGAAAGGTGATGGCTTTTGGGCAGGGGCAATTTGTGGGATACGGATCTAAAGGTGATGGTTCGATTATGTTTGTTGCGAGCTTTAAATGTCCAGAACATTGGTTCAAAGAAAATGGAATAGATTTGAAAGACAAGCAGCAAGCGGATCAATGGTTCAGACAGGTGTTTGTGGAATGGAGTACAGCATGGTCTGAATTTTTTAGAAATGAGCATGTTCAGTTAATTTTACGTCCACAATACTACTTTCCGCTTGATCAATCTTGGGAAGCAAATCATAACCTGACTATGATTGGAGATGCGGCTCATCGGATGCCACCCTTTGCTGGTGAAGGTGCCAATGTTGCGATGCAAGATGCATTTGAATTGGCATCATGTCTTACCAGTGATAAATTTAGTGATTTAAAGAGTGCTATAGCATTTTTTGAAGCAGATATGATCAAGAGAGGTGCAGAGGCTACAGCAGATACTTTAAAGAATAGTGAAATTATGCATGCCAATAATGCATTAGAGCAAATGCTTACATTTTTTAATCTTACACATGAAGATTAG